The following is a genomic window from Spirochaeta cellobiosiphila DSM 17781.
TCTTCATGAAGATAAAACTCCCTAATAGAATGATATTTACGAAACATTAGTCAAGGAGACCTTCAAAGTGAGTAAAGTTGTTACCATGGGCGAGATAATGCTCAGATTAAAAAGTGCTGATAATCTTAAATTATTTCAGGAAAGTAGCCTAGAGGCAACCTTCGGTGGAGGAGAAGCTAATGTGGCTGTTTCTGTCAGCAATTTTGGCCTGGAAGGGAAATTCGTTTCTGCCATACCAGCTAATCTTATTGGTGATGCTTGTATTGGTGAGTTAAGACGCTATGGGGTCGATACTAGTTCCATCCTACGTCAAGGGAAGCGATTAGGTATATATTTTCTGGAAGCTGGTGCGAACCAGAGACCTAGTAAAGTCGTATATGACAGAGCCGGATCTTCTATCTCTGAAGCTGTTATTGAAGATTTTAACTGGGACAATGTCTTTAAAGACGCTCAGTGGTTTCATATATCAGGCATTACACCTGCCATTTCACAAAGTGCCGCAGATTTATCCCTGTATGCTGTCAAAGAAGCTCAAAAAAGAGGTATTAAGGTTTCTTTGGATCTCAACTATCGAAAAAAATTATGGTTATATGGTAAATCTGCTACAGAAGTTATGACGGAACTGGTAAAACATGTTGATGTTATCATTGCCAATGAAGAGGATTGTCAGAAATCCCTTGGTATTGAGATGGAAGATATTGATGTAACAGCAGGAGAATTATCAACAGAACACTTTAAGAAGCTATCCAGTAAAGTTCTAGAGACTTATCCAAACGTTAGTTCTATTGCCATTACTATGCGAGAGAGTCTCTCTGCTAATCATAATAATTGGGCTGCTTCTTTTAACAATCGATCTGATTTTATAGTCAGTAAGAAATACGAAATTCACAATATAATAGACAGAGTAGGGGGCGGGGATTCCTTTGCCGCTGGTCTCATATATGGTCTAATAAGCTTGCCAACACATCAGGAAGCTCTAGAGTTTGCTGTGGCAGCTAGTTGTTTAAAACATTCTATTTTAGGTGATTTTAACCTGGTAACTAAGGACGATGTCTTGGCTTTAGCAGGGGGAGACGGATCCGGCCGGGTTCAAAGATAAGCAAAGATTTTGTTCCTTGCTATAATATGCCCACCAGCCACCTCCGGGTTGGTGGGCTTTCAGAAACTATTAATCAAGTTTGACGATCTTCCCATTTTTAATTGTATGTGGAATTAAAACAGAATCGTAGTCACCAAACTGATTAAAGTGATATTCAGATATATAGCCTTTTAGATTTTTTCCTTCTAATAGCTCTGCTTTTATTGCTTCTATATCTGGGCTTTTTGCACTCTTATATGCACTATACAGAATATTGACGGCATCATAGCTTTTGAGACTCTGATAGGTAGCCTCACTTCCAAATCTATTATAATATTTGTCTTTGAATTGGAGATAATCCGTATCGTCTTCGAAAGCCTGTTCCAGGAAAAAAACTGTATCTTCAACAGCTCTACCGCCGTTTTGTATCAAGTCCTGGGTTACAGCAAAGGAGGATAACAATATGGGAATGTCATGTTGATACAGTTGTTGACATATCATGGCAGCATCAA
Proteins encoded in this region:
- a CDS encoding sugar kinase; the protein is MSKVVTMGEIMLRLKSADNLKLFQESSLEATFGGGEANVAVSVSNFGLEGKFVSAIPANLIGDACIGELRRYGVDTSSILRQGKRLGIYFLEAGANQRPSKVVYDRAGSSISEAVIEDFNWDNVFKDAQWFHISGITPAISQSAADLSLYAVKEAQKRGIKVSLDLNYRKKLWLYGKSATEVMTELVKHVDVIIANEEDCQKSLGIEMEDIDVTAGELSTEHFKKLSSKVLETYPNVSSIAITMRESLSANHNNWAASFNNRSDFIVSKKYEIHNIIDRVGGGDSFAAGLIYGLISLPTHQEALEFAVAASCLKHSILGDFNLVTKDDVLALAGGDGSGRVQR